A section of the Oryza sativa Japonica Group chromosome 1, ASM3414082v1 genome encodes:
- the LOC4327198 gene encoding mitochondrial-processing peptidase subunit alpha: MYRIAGSHLRSLKRYSYSRFASTSVVKQSSGGLFSWLLGEKSSQLPPLDVPLPGITLPPPLPDFVEPSKTKVTTLPNGIKIASETSVSPAASVGLYIDCGSIYETPASSGASHLLERMAFKSTTNRSHLRLVREVEAIGGNVSASASREQMCYTYDAFKAYVPEMVEVLIDSVRNPAFFNWEIKEQLEKIKAEIAEVSDNPQGLLLEALHSAGYSGALAKPLMAPQSAIHRLDSSILEEFIAENYTAPRMVLAASGVEHDELVSIAEPLLSDLPSVKRPEEPKSVYVGGDYRCQADSDKTHIALAFEVPGGWFEEKTAIIVTVLQMLMGGGGSFSAGGPGKGMHSRLYLRILNNYHQIESFSAFNSIYNHSGLFGIHATTSPNFASKAVDLAAGELLEVATPGKVTQEQLDRAKQATKSAVLMNLESRVVASEDIGRQILTYGERKPIEHFLKDLEAITLNDISSTAKKIISSPLTLASWGDVIHVPSYESVSQKFFSK, translated from the exons ATGTACCGCATCGCCGGGAGCCACTTGCGCTCTCTCAAG AGATACAGTTATAGTAGGTTTGCTAGTACAAGTGTTGTGAAGCAGTCTTCAGGTGGTTTGTTTAGCTGGCTTCTTGGGGAGAAGTCAAGCCAATTGCCTCCTCTTGATGTCCCTCTCCCGGGTATTACCCTTCCTCCACCACTGCCAGACTTTGTTGAACCGTCTAAGACAAAAGTCACCACTCTCCCGAATGGCATCAAGATTGCTTCAGAAACGTCAGTG AGTCCAGCAGCATCTGTGGGACTGTATATTGACTGTGGTTCAATATATGAAACACCTGCTTCATCTGGAGCATCACATCTGTTGGAGAGAATGGCGTTCAAGAGCACTACAAACAGGAGTCATTTGCGGCTAGTACGTGAAGTAGAAGCCATTGGAGGGAATGTCTCTGCATCAGCCTCTCGTGAACAAATGTGCTATACCTATGATGCATTCAAGGCCTATGTACCTGAGATGGTTGAAGTGCTTATTGATAGTGTGAGGAACCCAGCCTTTTTTAACTGGGAGATTAAAGAGCAG CTGGAGAAGATCAAGGCTGAAATAGCTGAAGTTTCTGATAATCCTCAAGGTTTACTTCTAGAGGCACTCCATTCTGCTGGCTATTCTGGGGCACTGGCGAAGCCCCTAATGGCACCTCAGTCCGCTATTCATAGGTTGGACAGTAGTATCCTTGAGGAATTCATTGCT GAAAATTACACAGCACCTAGGATGGTCCTTGCGGCATCTGGAGTTGAACATGATGAACTAGTTTCAATTGCTGAGCCACTTCTGTCGGATCTTCCCAGTGTGAAGCGTCCAGAAGAGCCAAAATCAGTTTATGTGGGAGGAGACTATCGTTGTCAAGCGGACTCTGAC AAGACACATATTGCTCTTGCTTTTGAAGTACCAGGTGGATGGTTTGAAGAGAAAACTGCCATCATTGTTACTGTTCTTCAG ATGCTCATGGGAGGAGGTGGTTCTTTCTCTGCTGGTGGTCCTGGGAAGGGCATGCATTCTCGATTGT ATCTCCGGATATTAAACAACTACCATCAGATCGAGTCATTCTCTGCATTCAACAGTATCTACAACCATTCTGGTCTTTTTGGAATTCATGCAACAACT AGCCCAAATTTTGCTTCCAAGGCTGTGGATTTGGCAGCAGGAGAGCTTCTTGAGGTTGCAACTCCTGGAAAAG TTACACAAGAACAGCTTGATCGAGCTAAACAGGCAACCAAGTCTGCAGTTTTGATGAACTTGGAATCCAGA GTCGTAGCATCTGAAGACATAGGGAGGCAGATTTTGACGTATGGGGAAAG GAAACCCATTGAGCATTTCTTGAAAGATCTTGAAGCAATCACCTTGAATGACATTTCTTCTACTGCCAAGAAGATCATTTCATCACCCCTTACACTGGCATCATGGGGTGACG TTATTCATGTCCCGAGCTATGAATCTGTTAGCCAGAAGTTTTTCTCAAAGTAA